The following are from one region of the Natronomonas marina genome:
- a CDS encoding ATP-binding protein — protein MEYGQDDVTVRVDRTRDGFYVEDTGPGIPENERDDVLDSGYTTKREGTGFGLAIVKRIVEAHGWEIYVTEGSDGGARFEIIGVAQS, from the coding sequence ATCGAGTATGGTCAGGACGACGTGACTGTGAGAGTTGACCGTACAAGAGACGGCTTCTACGTTGAGGACACTGGACCTGGTATTCCTGAAAATGAACGTGACGATGTATTAGATAGCGGTTACACAACGAAACGAGAGGGAACCGGATTTGGACTCGCGATTGTCAAGCGGATCGTTGAGGCCCACGGCTGGGAGATCTATGTGACCGAAGGCAGTGACGGCGGTGCACGGTTCGAAATTATCGGTGTCGCCCAATCCTAA